GCTCGGCATTGAACGACCAGCGCTGAGACATCGATCCGACATCCTGCGTGTGAAGGACCGGGGCCGCGGCACACACCGCGGCCCCAATTACGTTGTGGACTCGGCGCGCGGTCGGCGTCGTTCTACCCGCGGTGCGCGCCAGTGTGCAGCGGTCCCGCTACTCTCGAAGTGGAGGACCACGAACTTCCAAGGGTATTTAGGAATCTTTGTGCCTTCGTGAGCGTACTCACGTCCGCTCGGCGCTAGCGTGTGATGCACCCGCGAGTGCTGCAACGCCTCCTCCCCACCAGTCCGACATGTCCCCGCACACCCGCCCCACTCACGCCTGGGCCGTGCGCGCCGTCGCCGGCGCCGTCCTCGGTCTCGTTGCCACCGCGGCCGGCGCTTCCGCGCAGGTCCTGCACGCGCGCACCGGTCCCGAGAATCCGCTGCTGCTCCGCGCCGATTCGCCGGGCGGCACGTACAGCCCGAGCGATCCGTCGCTACGGAACTACTACGGCGCGACGATGGACGGCGTAAACCTCGACGGGATAGGCGTCATTCAAACCGCCGACCCGAGCACCCCCGGACTCTACGCGACCTGCACCGCCGAGCGCATCGGCCTGCGCGCGCTCATCACCGCGGCGCATTGCGTGACCGACGAAAACACGGGTACGGTCTTCTCGACACACGACAACCCGACCTCGGTCCACTTCATCGGCCCGGGCGCCGGAGGCGTGGGAAGCAAGTACTACTCCTACACGTCATCCGCGACCTTCGTCCAGTCGACGTTCCACGGGTTCTACAACTCGACGACGATGGCGTATCAGGACGTCGCCGTGCTGCTCTTCGATAATCCCCTCCCGAGCTTCATCACGACCTACGGGCTCTACGACACGGGCCCGCTCGGCAGCGAGGACCCGATGGGACAGAACACCGTGAACGCGGGGACCGGCACGTTCGGCAGCGGGACCGGTCCTACGGGCTTCGACTTCCGCCGTCGGGCGGGGGACAACGTCGTGGACTTCGTCGGCAACGACCCGAACGCCAACGATTTCGGGGACCTGTACACCAGCTTCGAAGACCAGTACGACCGCTACAACTCGACGTGCTACGTCTTCGGCATCTGCTACCCGAGCCGCGGCGCGACCGAGGCCGGGATCGCGTCCGGCGATTCGGGCGGCCCGCTCTTCATCAACGGCGAGCTCGCCGGCGTAACGTCGTTCTCGACGTACTTCTGCGACCCGACCGTGACGACGAAGTGCGTGCCGCTCGTCGCCGACCCGTCGCGCCCTTTCAACAGCTACGGCGCGCTGAACGCCTTCGCCCCGGTCTGGGCGAACTCGGCCTTCATCGCCGACGCGATCGCCGCCCCCGAGCCGACGACCGTCGCCCTCGTCGGGTTCGGCATGGCGGGCGTCGGCCTCGCGGCCCGTCGCCGCCGCCAGAGCTAGAGTAGTCCGCGTTAGGCCGCCGTGGACCCCCGCGCGCCGGCGACTGAAGTCAGTCGCCGGCGCGCGGCGCGTTTCGGGAACCACGACGCGCGCCCGCCGTGAGCCCGAGCACCGCGAGCGCCCCCAACCCCGCCGCGAGTAGTACGCCCGCGCCGCCGCGAGGCGCGCGCGCCGCGACGCTCGTGTACGCGCTGTGCGCGAACACCGGCCCGTCGTAGCGCCCGCGCTCCGCGGCGGCGTCCACCGGCGCGTCGAGGTTGCCGCGCGCCCCCGCCGGCGCCTCGTCGCTCTGCTGCGCGTCGAAAAACAGCCCCTCCATCACCCGGTCGGTTAGGCCCGGCGCCAACTCTTCCGACGCGCCGAGCGCCACCGCCGCACCGCCCGCGTACAGCTCGCGCGTCGGCCGCGTCGCGCAGGCGAGGATCGCGCGTGCCGGCACCTCCGGCGCGTAGAGCGGCGGCACCGGCCGCGGCCGGCGCGGCATGTAGTTCCGCGCGACGTCGTAGAACGGCGTGTCGATGCTCGCCGGCTTGACGAGCGACACCGCGACCGGCGCCCCGCGGTGCGCCAGCTCCATCCGCAGCCCGTCCGTGAACGCCTTCACCGCGTGCTTCGTCGCGCAGTACATCGCCTGCAGCGGAATCGTCCGCTCCGACAACACGCTCCCCACGTTCACGAGCGCCCCGCCGCCCCCCGCCTCGAGCAGCGGCACCGCCACGCGCGACCCGTACACCGTCCCCCAGAAGTTCACGTCCATCAGCCGCCGGAGGTCCTCGACCGTGACCTCCTCGAGCGTGCCGTAGATGCTCGTCCCCGCGTTGTTCACCCACGTGTCGACCCCGCCGAACGCGTCGCGCGCCACCCGCCCGATCCGCGCGACCGCGACCTCGTCGCTCACGTCGCAGACGACGACCTCCGCCTCCCCACCCGCCCGCACCACCACGCCCGCCGCCGACTCGAGCGCGTCGCGGTCCCGCGCCGCCAACACCACCCGCGCCCCCACCTCCCCCGCCAACCGCGCCGTCGCCCGCCCGATCCCACTCGACGCGCCCGTGATGACGAGAACCTGCTCGGATAACGGCTTCAACCGAACGCGCATGGGCAGTGAGCTGCGGAACGAGGGTGCTCGAACGGCGGAGAGTCGGGGAGCGGCGGCGGGGCTGAATCCGCTGTTCTCTTGCTGAAGCCCCGCCGCCGCCCCCACCCTCCGCCCCGCGCAACAATCTGGCCCCCGCCTTCAGCGGAGCACGCCCGCCCTTACCTCAGCACGTTCCGGGCGATCGTCTGCAGCTGCATGTTCGATGTCCCCTCGTAGATCGTCCCGATCTTCGCGTCGCGGTAGAACTTCTCCACGGGGTACTCCTTCGTGTACCCGTACCCGCCGAACAGCTCCACGCAGAGCGACGTCACCCGCTCGGCCACCTGCGACGAGTAGAGCTTCGCCATCGCCCCCTCGTGCGCGATGTCCCGCCCCGCGTCCTTGAGCCGCGCCGCGTTGTACACCATCAGCCGCGCCGCCTCGAGCTCCGTCGCCGCCTGCCCCACCTGGAACTGGATCCCCTGGAACTCGGCGAGCGACTTCCCGAACTGCTTGCGCTCCTTCAGGTACTTGGTCGCCGCCGCGAGCGCCCCGCCCGCCACGCCGATCATCTGCGCGCCGATCCCGATCCGCCCGCCGTTCAGCGTGTCGATCGCGACCTTGTACCCCCGGCCCGGCTCGCCTAACACGTTCTCGTCCGGCACGAACACGTTGTCGAAGTGCAGCGACGTCGTGCTCGACGCGCGGATGCCGAGCTTGTCCTCTTTCTTGCCGACCGAGAAGCCCTCCGCCGACTTCTCCACGAGGAACGCCGTGATCCCCTTGTAGCCCGCCCCCGGGTTCTCCGAGGCGAACACGACGAACACCTCGGCCTCGGCCCCGTTCGTGATCCACGCCTTGCTGCCCGTCAGCCGGTGCCCCCCAGGGACCTTGTCGGCCCGCGTCGCCAACCCGAACGCATCCGACCCCGACCCGGGCTCCGACAGCGCGTACGCCCCGATCGCCGAGCTCGTCAGGCGCGACAGGTACTTCGCCTTCTGCGCCTCGGTGCCGTAGGCCGCGATCGGGTACTCCACGAGCGTGTTCTGCACGTCCACCTGGATCGCCGCGCTCGCGTCCACCTTCGACAGCTCCTCCACCGCGAGCACGACCATCATCGCCGACCCGCCCGCGCCGCCGTACTGCTCGGGGATCTCGATCCCCATCAGCCCGAGCTCGAAGAACTGCCGCGTCAGCGCGGGGTCGATCTGTTTCGCGGCCTCCATTTCCATCACCCGCGGCCGGACCTGCTCCTCAGCCAGCGCCGTGACGGCGTCGCGGAAAAGCAGCTCCTCCTCGGACAGAAGCGTGAGCGGCGGGCGGGCGGTGGCGAGCGCGGTATCGGTCATCGGCGGCAGAAAGTCGGCGCGTGGGGCGGGCGAACAGCGAGTCGCCCTGATACCCCAAACCTAGCCCGCGGCCCCGCCCCGGACCGCGCACCGCCGCGGCCGCGGCTACTCGAGGTCGAACGCTTGCGGCGGCCCCGGCTCGCTCAGCACGCCGCGCAGGTACGCCCCGTACCCCGTCTTCGCGAACGGCGCGATCAGCCGCTCCAACTGCTCCGCGTCGATGTACCCCAGCCGGTACGCGATCTCCTCGGGGCAGGCGATCTTGAGCCCCTGCCGCCGCTCGACGATCTCGACGAAGTTCCCCGCGTTGAGCAGCGACTCATGCGTGCCCGTGTCGAGCCACGCCATCCCCCGGCCGAGCAGCTCCACACGCAGCCGCCCGCGCCGCAGGTATTCGGAGTTCACGTCCGTGATCTCGTACTCCCCGCGCGCCGACGGCTCGAGCCCCGCCGCGATGTCGAGCACCGCGTTGTCGTAGAAGTAGAGCCCCGTGACGGCCCAGTTCGACCGCGGCACCGCGGGCTTCTCGTCGAGGCTCACCGCCCGCCCCGCCGCGTCGAACTCGACGACGCCGTAGCGCTCCGGGTCCCGCACGCTGTACGCGAACACCGTCGCCCCGTCCGGCCGCTCCGCCGCGCGGCGCAGCATCCGCTGCAGCCCGCTGCCGTGGAAGATGTTGTCGCCGAGCACCAGCGCGACCGGGTCCGCGCCGACGAACGCGCGCCCGACCACGAACGCCTGCGCCAGACCGTTCGGCACCGCCTGCTCCGCGTACGACAGCCGCATCCCCCACCGCGCCCCGTCGCCCAACAGCTCGCGGAAGCGCGGCAGATCCGCCGGCGTCGCGATGACCAGGACCTCCCGGATGCCGGCCAGCATGAGCGTCGACAGCGGGTAGTAGACCATCGGCTTGTCGAACACCGGCAGGAGCTGCTTGCTCACCCCGAGCGTGATCGGGTAGAGACGCGTGCCCGACCCGCCCGCGAGGACGATCCCCTTCACCGCGCCAACACCACGTTAGGCGGCCTCGAGCCGCCCGAGCCGCTCGCCGCGGTACACCCCCGACCGCACGCGCTCCCACCACCACCGGTTCTCGAGGTACCACGCCACCGTGCGCCGCAGCCCGCTCTCGAACGACTCGGCCGGCGCCCACCCCAGCTCGCGCGCGACCTTCGACGCGTCGATCGCGTAGCGCCGGTCGTGCCCCGGCCGGTCCGCGACGAAGGTGATCAGCTCGCGCCGCGGCCGCGCGCCGGGGCGCAGCTCGTCGACCAGGTCGCAGACCGCCCCCACCACGTCCAGGTTGCGGCGCTCGTTGTGCCCGCCGATCGCGTACGTCTCGCCAACCGCCCCACGCGCGAGCACCAGCCGCAGCGCCGCCGCGTGGTCCTCGACGAACAGCCAGTCGCGCACCTGCTCCCCCCGCCCGTACACCGGCAGCGGCCGCCCCTCGAGCGCGTTCAGCGTGACGAGCGGGATCAGCTTCTCGGGGAACTGGTACGGGCCGTAGTTGTTCGAGCAGTTCGTGACGACGGCCGGCAGCCCGTACGTGTGGTGCCACGCCCGCACGAGGTGGTCCGACCCCGCCTTCGTCGCCGAATACGGCGAATTCGGCGCGTACGGCGTCGCCTCGGTGAAGTGCCCCTCCGCGCCGAGCGACCCGAACACCTCGTCGGTCGAGACGTGCAGGAAGCGGAAGCGCGCGCGGGCCTCCGCCGGCAGCGCGCGCCAGTACCGCAGCGCCTCCTGCAGCACCACGAACGTGCCGACGACGTTGGTCCGCACGAAGTCTCCCGGCCCGTCGATCGACCGGTCCACGTGCGACTCGGCCGCGAGGTGGACCACCGCGTCCGGCCGGTGCGCCTCGAACGCGCGGCGCACCGCGGGCGCGTCGGCGACGTCGCCGCGCACGAACGCGTACGACGCCGCGGCCTCCAGGTCGTCCGTCACCTCGCGCAGCGAGTCGAGGTTCCCCGCGTAGGTCAGCGCGTCGAGGTTCGCGACGCGCTCGCCCGCGCGCACGAGCTGGCGGACCACCGCGGAACCGACGAAGCCGGCCCCGCCGGTGACGAGCACCGCCATGTGTTAGACCGGCACCTGTTAGACCGGTACCTGTTAGGCCGGTACCGCGACGCGGACGGCGCCGGGCGTGCCGCCGCCCGTGCCGCCGCCCGCCGCGGCGGCCCCGCGCGGCGCGAGCACGCCGTCCAGCACCTCGAGCGCCAGCTCCGCGCGCCCGAACGGCGCGCTCACCTGCACGCCCTGCACGAGCCCCCCCACCCGCGCCAGCATCTCGCGCGCGATCGCGATCCCCTCCTGCACCGCGTGCTCCTTGCCGACCGCGCTCGCCCGCCGCATCCGCTCCAGCACCGCCGCGGGGACCGTCACGCCGGGCACCTCGTTCGCCAAGAACTCCGCGTTGCGCGCCGACACGAGCGGCCAAACCCCCGCGACGAGCGGCGGACGCGCCGCACCGAGCGCGGCGTCGACCTCGGCCACGAACCGCTCCAGCTGGTCGGCGTCGAACACCGGCTGCGTGATCGCGTACTCGGCCCCGGCCTCCACCTTGTAGCGGAAGCGCTCGAGCTCGTGCGCCGGGTCGATCGCCGCCGGGTTCACCCCGACGCCGACCGCGAAGCGCGTCGGCGCGCCGATCGACCCGCCGCTCGGGTCGAGCCCGCGGTTGAGCTGCGCGACGAGGTTCGTCAGCCCGACCGAGTCGATGTCGAAGACCGCCGTCGCGTCGGGGTAGGGACCCATCTTCGGCGGGTCGCCCGTCACCAGCAGCACGTTCCGCAGGCCGAGCGCCGACGCGCCTAACAGGTCGCTCAGCATCCCGAGCAGGTTGCGGTCGCGGCAGGCGTAGTGCGTCACGGCCTCGATCCCCGCCTGCTGCTCGACCAGCAGCGACGTCGCGATCGCACCCATCCGGCTCTGCGCGCGCGGGCCGTCGGGCACGTTGATCGCGTCCACCCCCGCGGCGCCGAGCCGGCGCGCGTCGGCCACGAGCTTCGCCGTGTCCACGCCCCGCGGCGGCACGATTTCCACCGTCGTGACGAACCGCCCCGCCGCGAGCCCCGCCGCGAACCGCGACCGCTCGGCAAACGGCACCGGCTCGACGCCGGCCGGGCGCGCCGGCGCGGCGACGCCGTCCGCCGACGCGTGAGACGT
This is a stretch of genomic DNA from Gemmatimonadetes bacterium T265. It encodes these proteins:
- the rmlA gene encoding glucose-1-phosphate thymidylyltransferase, yielding MKGIVLAGGSGTRLYPITLGVSKQLLPVFDKPMVYYPLSTLMLAGIREVLVIATPADLPRFRELLGDGARWGMRLSYAEQAVPNGLAQAFVVGRAFVGADPVALVLGDNIFHGSGLQRMLRRAAERPDGATVFAYSVRDPERYGVVEFDAAGRAVSLDEKPAVPRSNWAVTGLYFYDNAVLDIAAGLEPSARGEYEITDVNSEYLRRGRLRVELLGRGMAWLDTGTHESLLNAGNFVEIVERRQGLKIACPEEIAYRLGYIDAEQLERLIAPFAKTGYGAYLRGVLSEPGPPQAFDLE
- the acdA gene encoding acyl-CoA dehydrogenase; amino-acid sequence: MTDTALATARPPLTLLSEEELLFRDAVTALAEEQVRPRVMEMEAAKQIDPALTRQFFELGLMGIEIPEQYGGAGGSAMMVVLAVEELSKVDASAAIQVDVQNTLVEYPIAAYGTEAQKAKYLSRLTSSAIGAYALSEPGSGSDAFGLATRADKVPGGHRLTGSKAWITNGAEAEVFVVFASENPGAGYKGITAFLVEKSAEGFSVGKKEDKLGIRASSTTSLHFDNVFVPDENVLGEPGRGYKVAIDTLNGGRIGIGAQMIGVAGGALAAATKYLKERKQFGKSLAEFQGIQFQVGQAATELEAARLMVYNAARLKDAGRDIAHEGAMAKLYSSQVAERVTSLCVELFGGYGYTKEYPVEKFYRDAKIGTIYEGTSNMQLQTIARNVLR
- the metF-2 gene encoding bifunctional homocysteine S-methyltransferase/methylenetetrahydrofolate reductase; the protein is MGPYGRAADLLARPFPCLTIVAVTRESRRQALDGLLDPSQIVLFDGATGTELYSRGVFINQCYDELCVRAPDLVRAVHEAYVAAGAEVVETNTFGANRVKLAHYGLEGQAEAINRRGAELARAAADAAPHGRTVLVAGAVGPLGVRIEPYGPTSRDEARAMFREQIAALVAGGADCVIFETFGDLIEIEQAIRAAREVDPAVPVIAQMTVGADLRTPYGATPADVARALDAWGADVIGLNCSVGPQAMLEAIEQMAVVTRRKLSAMPNAGLPRDVGGRLMYMASAEYLATYARRLVLAGANVVGGCCGTTPEHVRAMSQSLRVTRAMRASAGGPAHAEATSHASADGVAAPARPAGVEPVPFAERSRFAAGLAAGRFVTTVEIVPPRGVDTAKLVADARRLGAAGVDAINVPDGPRAQSRMGAIATSLLVEQQAGIEAVTHYACRDRNLLGMLSDLLGASALGLRNVLLVTGDPPKMGPYPDATAVFDIDSVGLTNLVAQLNRGLDPSGGSIGAPTRFAVGVGVNPAAIDPAHELERFRYKVEAGAEYAITQPVFDADQLERFVAEVDAALGAARPPLVAGVWPLVSARNAEFLANEVPGVTVPAAVLERMRRASAVGKEHAVQEGIAIAREMLARVGGLVQGVQVSAPFGRAELALEVLDGVLAPRGAAAAGGGTGGGTPGAVRVAVPA
- a CDS encoding dTDP-glucose 4,6-dehydratase, which translates into the protein MAVLVTGGAGFVGSAVVRQLVRAGERVANLDALTYAGNLDSLREVTDDLEAAASYAFVRGDVADAPAVRRAFEAHRPDAVVHLAAESHVDRSIDGPGDFVRTNVVGTFVVLQEALRYWRALPAEARARFRFLHVSTDEVFGSLGAEGHFTEATPYAPNSPYSATKAGSDHLVRAWHHTYGLPAVVTNCSNNYGPYQFPEKLIPLVTLNALEGRPLPVYGRGEQVRDWLFVEDHAAALRLVLARGAVGETYAIGGHNERRNLDVVGAVCDLVDELRPGARPRRELITFVADRPGHDRRYAIDASKVARELGWAPAESFESGLRRTVAWYLENRWWWERVRSGVYRGERLGRLEAA